CTCTGAGGTGGCCCCAAGCTAACACCTCCCCTGGGACCACCCTTATGCTGGGACAAGGCTCACACAGCTGAGTGGCTCCAGGGGAGGTGGCTGGTGGCTGCCACCACAGGACACCTATTGCcaagctgccactgctgccccATCCACCcccaactcagcactgccagTGTGGGATTCATGTTCCTGACACTCCAGTGCCCCCAATGCTTGGGGCAGGGTTTACCAGCACTGTGCCCATCTGGGAACAcgtcaggagctgcagcagggctggcagcaggtccagggagagcagagcagagcagcaggagggatcATCCGCTGGGTGGGCACAGAAGGAACGGGTGAACcacacagggcagtgccagcagtgcccagctgtgccagctcctgaCACTGACCTGTGAGGTTGTtgagcagccacaggcactcgtGGATGAGGAaggggtgctgctgcaggaagcacTGCAGGATGAGGAACAGGGCGATGAGCAGCCGTCTGTCCGGGCCCTGGCAGTCTGTCTGTGCCAGCAGGTTACTGAGGCACCGCAGCACGGGGCACACcagctgtgtgtgacacaaggacaggGCTGTGTCTGAGCAGTGTCCCCACAGGCAGCCTGAGAccagccagcccctgcccacctctCACCAGCTCCAGGCCCTCGGGAGCCTCCGGGGGGATCTGGGCAGCCAGGTCGAGCAGCAGCGAGGTGAGCGCGGGCAcggcccccagtgccagcagcagctcgtTGTCCTTGTGCCTgcacagggagggacagggcagtgccttgGAGAGGGGAAACTGCCACATCCCCTCACCAAACAGGGCCTGGGAATGCAGAGTGCTCTCCTGAACCACCACAGGGCTTATTTCATGTTGAAGCAGTGACTTATTTCACATTGGAATAGCAGGTTTCTTCCTGAGTTTATGAGGAAATTTAAAAGCCCATGAAGAACAGTTTCACTAGAATTATctgtgtgggtctgggaacaacaGCCCTGACCCTCAAGTGTCCACTCATTCCCTGGCTCCAGTGGCAGGCAGGGATTGCTAGCACAGCACAGCCCGGATGGGGGGCCCTGGGCCAGCCCCACAAGTGTGAGGATTCAGGGACCTCGCCTTGGGAAGGGTGGGGGGACAACTCCAGGCATGGGGAAGCAATTTGGGGGCATTTCAGAGGACCAGAAACAGCCTCCTCAGGTTCATCCCCCTTTACCACTCTGTGAAAGAGCTCAGTGATGCTGCAAACAGCACATGTGCTCACACAGGAGAGCTGGCACACCCAGGCTGGCTGGGGAATTCTTCCCCAAGGGAAAAGGGGAGGCAATCCAGATCCCCTCACAGGACCGTGAGCCTTCGTGCCTCTGGCTGCCCCCAGGGAACTCAAAATGAGGAGAAAACTGCATTTACCTACAAATGATGTAGTGGAGACACCAGGCAAactccacagctgctcccatggCAGCCTTGAGGCCAGAGCAGACCAGCTGGAgcatgtgctggggcagagctgagtCCAGgaccagcctggggacagagagCAGAGTTAATGCAAGCACAGGCAGGACACCAACAGGGAGACACAGaccctgagcagggagctgctgtaCCCATCCTGGAAGGGACTcagagccaagggctgcagcctTGGGCTCTCCCTATccatggcagggcctggggacactcaggaCACTCTGACTGGGGTCACATTTttggcactgggggctgtcAAGTTGATCTTTTCCTTTGCAAGAGGAACAGAGCCAGAATTCCCTgtgagccttccctgctccatgcTGGCCTTTATGAAATACCAGAGCTGTCTGCTCAGATGAGgctgagggaaaggagccaaGCCCTGCTCCCTGATCTGCATCAAAACCTGAACAGTTCTGGCAGGATGGTGCCCTGAACTATGAATGtcactgggatggggaaggCCTCgtgtccccagcacacaaaTACCACTGGAGGCCCCAGGGCCCATCCTGGTGCAGGGTTCAGAGGCTCAGACTCACGGGATGATCTCTGTGGGTGCTTCCTTGGCTtggaggagctgagagaggaCATAGCCCACACCTTCCAGCACTGCCTCGTGAGGGGACTGCAacagagagcacagagctgagggaggACACAGCCAACACCTTCCAGCACTGCCTCGTGAGGGGACTGCAacagagagcacagagctgatCCCTCCTGGCAGAGATGATCCCCCCTGGCAGAGCCAGGGCCCCAGGGTGCCAACCAAACCCAGCTGAgtggcacagccccactgtGCTTGGAGGGGGCACACAGGGGACCTGGAGGGACACAGGAACCTGTGGCCACACCAGAGCTGAGCTGTTCCCCTCCCCACTTTCACTGGGCTTAGCCCAAATGCAGCACAAGTTCTGCTTTGAGCATTTGGACCTgcaaagcacagccctgctggaccCAGGcaagcagaggggacagggctcCCTGTGCTACAGACTGTCCCAGGGGAGATACAGCTGGAGGAGAGCACAAggtgctgagctgagccctgagaATGAGCACAGGGAGCCCACAAATGACCCTCAGGCTCATGGGAACAGCTCCCTGGAGTTTCCCCACAGCTGGAAGGAGGGCTGGTGACTCAGGTCTGTCAGCCAGGAAAGCCTCTccagggcacagcagaaatgtggCTGAGCTGTTTCACCCACCTGGATGCAGGATGCCAGCACTGGAATAatgccctgaggcagcagctgcttcctcacAGCCTCACTTTCTACCACGAGGTTCCCCAGTGTATACAAACACAGCTCCTGCAaggacacagcagagcaggaggtgatccctgggcagccagcacagccccagaccCCACACAGTTTGTTCTTCTTCTGTCTGGCTACAGCTGGGATCTGATCACTCCCACTGTGGAGGTTTTTCAGGGTGACATTTCCCTGAGCCACCTCTGGCTCTCCTGGagcctgcctgtgtgctgcactCAAATGGGATCAGCAGTGGGATCACTGCCCACCTCCCTCCTCAGCTCTGAGCCTGTTTCCCATGGAGCAGCTGGAAACACCTGGCTATCCCACAGCTACTGCAGCTGTTTGCTCCTTCCCAGATCAAGCTGCACAGTGGAACCACAGCCACTCTATCTACTCttatcctttcttttccttatatatTTTCTTAAGTGACATCTTTGTACTTTTATATTGTGTCATTTCTATAGATAACAACCAAAATGATTCCTTTCTATTGCATAGTGTTCTAAAATAAAcctatcatat
The Zonotrichia albicollis isolate bZonAlb1 chromosome 15, bZonAlb1.hap1, whole genome shotgun sequence genome window above contains:
- the TMCO6 gene encoding transmembrane and coiled-coil domain-containing protein 6 isoform X2, producing MRKGAGIVFSPPRDRPTTALGRPQTAFSSSFSSSFFSSPGSAMWARRRARRGGHSAEELRVRRREREAALRRARRQQQLVSKRLLREDSAAQEGTQDGADVVPDPLSEDEVLELLRGVQRGSEDRRRWLGRLRWALQNEDTQQKFVRLDGSIRTLTGLFTSSLAELQLEAARCLHELSHSSVPAVAEACLPVTSYLLTYLSGHSLELTELCLYTLGNLVVESEAVRKQLLPQGIIPVLASCIQSPHEAVLEGVGCVLPQLCALCCSPLTRQCWKVWAMSSLSSSKPRKHPQRSSRWSWTQLCPSTCSSWSALASRLPWEQLWSLPGVSTTSFVGTRTTSCCWHWGPCPRSPRCCSTWLPRSPRRLPRAWSCWCAPCCGASVTCWHRQTARARTDGCSSPCSSSCSASCSSTPSSSTSACGCSTTSQRMIPPAALLCSPWTCCQPCCSS